In Archangium violaceum, the following are encoded in one genomic region:
- a CDS encoding (2Fe-2S)-binding protein, which produces MAPPDDDSVPKPLLPRLSRRDFFTGAGASALTATLVQSTAEAAAVASPPVLGPGPASLSLSINGRTVAAQVDPATTLAELLRNHLGMTGTKVGCDRGACSACTVWLDGEVVASCMTLALDARGRKVTTIEGLAQGDELHPVQRAFVENDAMQCGFCTPGMVMSCAALVERNPKCTLDDVKQAVSGHLCRCGTYPNVFKATLAAAGKGRGKS; this is translated from the coding sequence TTGGCCCCACCCGATGATGACTCCGTCCCCAAGCCCCTGCTGCCCAGGCTCAGCCGCCGCGACTTCTTCACCGGCGCGGGTGCTTCCGCACTGACCGCCACGCTGGTCCAATCCACCGCTGAAGCGGCGGCCGTGGCTTCTCCGCCGGTTCTGGGTCCCGGCCCTGCGTCGCTGTCCCTGTCCATCAATGGCCGCACCGTCGCCGCCCAGGTCGATCCCGCCACGACCCTGGCCGAGCTGCTGCGCAACCACCTCGGAATGACGGGAACGAAGGTGGGTTGCGACCGCGGCGCCTGCTCGGCCTGCACGGTCTGGCTCGACGGCGAGGTCGTCGCGAGCTGCATGACGCTGGCGCTCGACGCCCGAGGCCGGAAGGTCACCACCATCGAGGGGCTCGCCCAGGGAGACGAGCTCCACCCGGTTCAGCGCGCCTTCGTGGAGAACGACGCGATGCAATGCGGGTTCTGCACGCCTGGAATGGTGATGAGCTGCGCCGCGCTGGTCGAGCGCAACCCGAAGTGCACGCTCGATGACGTGAAGCAGGCGGTCAGCGGTCATCTGTGCCGGTGCGGCACCTATCCCAACGTCTTCAAGGCGACCCTGGCGGCGGCTGGAAAGGGAAGGGGGAAGAGCTGA
- a CDS encoding FG-GAP-like repeat-containing protein, with amino-acid sequence MHTRHVSLLVMLLVSSACDILPFKKPTEPSGLPPGAPLNVTAQSGPFYAPTSSSADVKWEAPQDVGTSPITGYTVTAEPGGLTTTTRGETSVSVEGLTPGTTYTFTVYATNSTGRGPDSEPSQSLTLPSPPGVTTGVTATLGDGHAIVRWNGAPVPAPAFCGHFATLTCISAYTVTAWPGGISVTVEQPNTLDPMTYGRRAGNSHAVLTGLTKGTAYSFTVQATNGVGTGPASPPTPPAVARCSTFSSQELFSLTPPPANTLGSSTLATGDVNGDERPDVVVAGHSVDVLLNQGSGQLSAPISLAQGGFKSVALADLDGDTLADIVTVAGNSVRVFRNTGGGTFAAPTSYEAGTPANLGPIAAADLNGDGRVDLVTSAEQAVRVLLNAGDGTFAAPTSYAMKTGLGGQPALGDLNADGKIDIAIKDTQYVSVFLNAGDGTFGNPTSWLVGFASYLPRGPISLHLADMNGDDRLDLVTSEVTVSVFLNQGDGTFGPIQRFTAWPFPARASAVGDVNGDGAPDVVFGMESFFGPTAQLTPNVVAVVFNDGQGLLGEPVPFPSQTAPDFLALDDLDGDGGLDLAVTYASLNAREISLLRACPH; translated from the coding sequence ATGCATACACGCCATGTATCGCTCCTCGTGATGCTGCTGGTGTCGTCCGCGTGCGATATCCTGCCCTTCAAGAAGCCAACCGAACCCTCGGGCCTCCCACCCGGAGCCCCGCTGAACGTGACGGCCCAGAGCGGACCGTTCTACGCCCCCACGAGCAGCTCGGCGGATGTGAAGTGGGAGGCACCGCAGGACGTGGGCACCAGCCCCATCACCGGCTACACCGTGACGGCGGAACCGGGAGGTCTCACCACCACCACCCGCGGGGAGACCTCCGTGAGTGTGGAGGGGCTCACTCCCGGCACCACCTATACCTTCACGGTGTACGCCACCAACAGCACGGGACGCGGACCGGACTCGGAGCCCTCCCAATCCCTCACGCTCCCCTCTCCTCCTGGAGTGACGACCGGAGTGACCGCGACCCTGGGAGATGGCCATGCCATCGTGCGGTGGAATGGCGCCCCGGTTCCGGCTCCCGCGTTCTGTGGCCACTTCGCGACGCTGACATGCATCAGCGCCTATACGGTGACGGCCTGGCCCGGTGGAATCTCCGTCACCGTCGAGCAGCCCAACACCCTGGACCCGATGACCTACGGCCGCCGCGCCGGCAACAGCCACGCCGTGCTCACCGGCCTGACGAAGGGAACGGCCTACTCCTTCACCGTCCAGGCCACCAACGGCGTGGGGACCGGGCCCGCTTCGCCCCCCACCCCACCCGCCGTGGCGCGGTGCTCCACCTTCTCCTCCCAGGAGCTCTTTTCCCTGACGCCCCCTCCCGCCAATACCCTGGGGTCCAGCACGCTCGCGACCGGTGACGTCAATGGCGACGAGCGTCCGGACGTGGTCGTCGCGGGCCACTCCGTGGACGTGCTGCTCAATCAGGGAAGCGGACAGCTGTCGGCCCCCATCAGCCTGGCCCAGGGAGGCTTCAAGTCGGTGGCCCTCGCGGATCTGGATGGAGACACGCTCGCGGACATCGTCACCGTGGCTGGTAACAGCGTGAGGGTCTTCCGCAACACCGGCGGCGGCACCTTCGCCGCCCCCACCTCGTACGAGGCGGGGACCCCCGCCAACCTCGGCCCCATCGCGGCCGCGGACCTGAATGGCGATGGCCGGGTGGACCTGGTGACCTCCGCCGAGCAGGCCGTGCGCGTGCTCCTCAACGCCGGAGATGGCACCTTCGCGGCCCCCACCTCCTACGCCATGAAGACAGGCCTCGGCGGGCAGCCCGCCCTGGGGGACCTGAACGCGGACGGGAAGATCGACATCGCCATCAAGGACACCCAATACGTGAGCGTGTTTCTCAACGCGGGGGACGGCACCTTCGGCAATCCCACGAGCTGGCTCGTGGGGTTCGCCTCCTACCTGCCGCGGGGACCGATCTCGCTCCACCTCGCCGACATGAATGGCGATGACCGGCTGGATCTCGTCACCTCGGAGGTCACCGTGTCCGTGTTCCTCAACCAGGGAGACGGCACCTTTGGGCCCATCCAGCGGTTCACGGCCTGGCCCTTTCCAGCTCGGGCCAGCGCCGTCGGTGACGTGAACGGTGACGGAGCACCGGACGTGGTCTTCGGAATGGAGAGCTTCTTCGGCCCTACAGCTCAGCTCACCCCCAACGTCGTGGCCGTCGTGTTCAACGACGGCCAGGGGCTGCTCGGGGAGCCCGTCCCCTTCCCCTCCCAGACGGCTCCCGACTTCCTGGCCCTCGATGACCTGGATGGCGATGGAGGGTTGGACCTCGCCGTGACCTACGCGAGCTTGAACGCCAGGGAGATCAGCCTCCTCCGCGCCTGCCCCCACTGA
- a CDS encoding xanthine dehydrogenase family protein molybdopterin-binding subunit translates to MQDVKDTTGIQGAGKPAEGQKAQEGGPQKAPPPNPGPSRQQALPYGIVGGGLKEVTRRVPLDEPPPLPENAKLQSIGKPVSRLDGIEKVTGRARYTFDVQLPGMLWGKWLVSPLPHARIKSIDTSAAERAPGVRAVHVMERLLSAAKLRDPNAEKGNRYPTIRYAGQPIAAVAAESPRAAEAAVKLIKVEYEPLPHVSELEAAMKENAPRVYPGPTEQPATAGGGGAPPGLPQKGNVRGPDTKPRGMGPRGDVAKGLSESDVVVDAEYRTQVQTHVPMEPHGLVADWRDEGLTLYASTQYIGSVRDEAAEHFDLPKSRIRVISDFTGGGFGAKYGIGNFGLLAIHLSRKARLPVRMVLDRREEHVSAGNRPNSIQRLKLGAKRDGTLMALQLQAYGSGGVAGGAGVGFAHSTLYACPNVQVEQYDVFTNAGPCAAFRAPGQAQGMFGLEQAIDELAEKIGMDPLALRDKIDVSGTDDCVARAHERRVGAERFGWNKRRPAGSDKDPIKRGMGFAQSQWLYLVHRNTACEVRVTGDGSVEAFSSTQDIGTGTRTILAQVVAEEFGLRPEEIGSHIGDSRYPTGPASGGSRVTSSLTPAARNAAWRCARELASRLAPIFGANADELVFANGKVMVKGKTASAMPFREAVKKAGFQELSHRAERRDDYEGYMVSTNEMSISRHGIGGVQFAEVVVDTETGIVKVERMVAVHDCGRPINPKLTESQIYGGVIQGVSYALYEERHLDAASGHHLNANVDQYKIVGSREVPSIEVILLEQLGAQSSTDARGVAEPANVATAAAVANAFYNATGKRIRTLPMTPANVLAALRA, encoded by the coding sequence ATGCAGGACGTCAAGGACACCACCGGTATCCAGGGGGCCGGCAAACCCGCCGAGGGACAGAAGGCACAGGAAGGGGGACCCCAGAAGGCGCCTCCTCCGAACCCGGGACCCTCGAGGCAACAGGCACTCCCGTATGGGATTGTCGGCGGGGGACTGAAGGAGGTCACCCGGCGGGTGCCTCTGGACGAGCCACCGCCCCTGCCCGAGAACGCGAAGCTCCAGTCCATTGGCAAGCCGGTCTCGCGTCTGGACGGAATCGAGAAGGTCACCGGCAGGGCCCGCTACACCTTCGATGTCCAGCTCCCCGGAATGCTCTGGGGCAAGTGGCTCGTCTCGCCGCTGCCCCATGCGCGCATCAAGTCCATCGACACCTCGGCGGCCGAGCGCGCCCCGGGAGTCCGTGCCGTTCACGTCATGGAGCGTCTGCTCTCGGCCGCGAAGCTGCGCGACCCCAATGCGGAGAAGGGCAATCGCTATCCCACGATCCGCTACGCGGGCCAGCCCATCGCGGCGGTGGCGGCGGAAAGCCCTCGCGCCGCCGAGGCCGCGGTGAAGTTGATCAAGGTGGAGTACGAGCCCCTGCCCCATGTCTCCGAGCTCGAGGCGGCGATGAAGGAGAACGCGCCTCGCGTCTATCCCGGCCCCACCGAACAGCCGGCGACCGCGGGAGGCGGCGGGGCACCGCCGGGCCTTCCCCAGAAAGGCAACGTGCGAGGTCCCGACACGAAGCCCCGAGGCATGGGCCCGCGCGGGGACGTCGCCAAGGGACTGAGCGAGTCCGACGTGGTGGTCGACGCCGAGTACCGGACCCAGGTGCAGACCCATGTGCCGATGGAGCCACACGGGCTCGTCGCGGATTGGCGGGACGAGGGGCTCACCCTCTACGCCTCCACCCAGTACATCGGAAGCGTCCGGGACGAAGCGGCCGAGCACTTCGATCTGCCGAAGAGCAGGATTCGGGTGATCAGCGACTTCACCGGTGGCGGCTTCGGCGCGAAGTATGGGATTGGCAACTTCGGGCTGCTCGCCATCCACCTTTCCCGCAAGGCCCGGTTGCCGGTGCGGATGGTGCTGGATCGCCGGGAGGAGCATGTCTCGGCGGGCAATCGTCCCAACAGCATTCAACGGCTCAAGCTGGGCGCGAAGCGTGACGGCACCCTCATGGCGCTCCAGCTCCAGGCCTACGGCAGCGGAGGCGTGGCCGGCGGCGCGGGGGTTGGCTTCGCCCACTCCACGCTCTACGCCTGCCCGAACGTGCAGGTGGAGCAATACGACGTCTTCACCAACGCGGGGCCCTGTGCCGCCTTCCGGGCGCCCGGTCAGGCCCAGGGCATGTTCGGCCTGGAGCAGGCCATCGACGAGCTGGCGGAGAAGATTGGAATGGATCCGCTCGCGCTCCGGGACAAGATCGACGTCTCGGGGACGGATGATTGCGTGGCCCGCGCCCATGAACGCCGGGTGGGAGCCGAGCGCTTCGGCTGGAACAAACGGCGGCCCGCGGGCTCGGACAAGGACCCCATCAAGCGGGGGATGGGGTTCGCCCAGTCCCAGTGGCTCTACCTGGTCCACCGGAACACCGCGTGCGAGGTGCGGGTGACGGGGGATGGCTCCGTCGAGGCCTTCAGCAGCACGCAGGACATCGGGACGGGGACTCGCACCATCCTGGCGCAGGTGGTGGCGGAGGAGTTCGGCTTGCGGCCCGAGGAGATTGGCTCCCATATCGGTGACTCCCGCTATCCGACGGGGCCCGCCTCCGGTGGTAGCCGGGTCACCAGCTCCCTGACTCCCGCCGCCCGGAACGCCGCCTGGCGCTGTGCCCGAGAGCTGGCCTCACGGCTCGCCCCGATCTTCGGTGCGAACGCGGACGAGCTCGTCTTCGCCAACGGCAAGGTGATGGTGAAGGGCAAGACCGCGTCGGCGATGCCATTTCGCGAGGCGGTCAAGAAGGCCGGGTTCCAGGAGCTCTCCCACCGGGCCGAGCGCCGTGACGACTACGAAGGGTACATGGTGTCGACGAATGAGATGAGCATCAGCCGGCATGGGATTGGAGGCGTGCAGTTCGCCGAGGTCGTGGTCGACACCGAGACGGGCATCGTCAAGGTGGAGCGCATGGTCGCGGTGCATGACTGCGGGCGCCCCATCAACCCCAAGCTCACCGAGAGCCAGATCTACGGAGGGGTGATCCAAGGCGTGAGCTACGCCCTGTACGAAGAGAGACACCTGGACGCCGCGAGTGGCCATCATCTCAATGCCAACGTCGATCAGTACAAGATCGTCGGTTCACGCGAGGTGCCGAGCATCGAGGTCATCCTGCTCGAGCAGCTCGGGGCGCAGTCCTCGACGGATGCGCGCGGAGTCGCCGAGCCGGCCAACGTGGCGACGGCGGCGGCGGTGGCCAATGCCTTCTACAACGCGACGGGCAAGCGCATCCGCACGCTCCCGATGACGCCCGCGAACGTGCTCGCGGCGCTGCGGGCCTGA